Proteins from a genomic interval of Youhaiella tibetensis:
- a CDS encoding response regulator transcription factor — translation MRVLLIEDDRDLGGAVRDHIAAEGYAVDWVRFLEEAIDATLGTVYDLVLLDLNLPDGKGLDFLRRLRKRGDTTPVIILTAMDQVSSRIEGLNAGADDYIVKPFDLSELSARLAAVARRYSGNPNPLLAFGEIEIDQAHKLVTVGGKPVDITAREWAILERLVRHPGIVVSKSQMEETLYEFGAEIESNTVEVYVSRLRKKLGRDFIHTARGVGYRIER, via the coding sequence ATGCGCGTATTGCTGATCGAAGATGACCGGGACCTGGGCGGCGCCGTGCGCGACCACATCGCCGCCGAGGGCTACGCGGTCGACTGGGTGCGGTTCCTCGAGGAGGCGATCGACGCCACCCTCGGCACGGTCTACGACCTGGTGCTGCTCGACCTCAACCTGCCCGACGGCAAGGGTCTCGATTTTCTGCGGCGCCTGCGCAAGCGCGGCGACACGACGCCCGTCATCATCCTCACCGCCATGGACCAGGTCTCATCGCGTATCGAGGGCCTCAATGCCGGGGCCGACGACTATATCGTCAAGCCCTTCGACCTGAGCGAGTTGTCGGCACGCCTCGCCGCCGTCGCCCGGCGCTATTCGGGCAACCCCAACCCCCTGCTCGCCTTCGGCGAAATCGAGATCGACCAGGCCCATAAGCTAGTAACGGTGGGCGGCAAGCCCGTCGACATCACCGCCCGCGAATGGGCAATCCTCGAACGACTGGTGCGGCACCCGGGAATCGTGGTCTCCAAATCACAGATGGAAGAGACGCTCTACGAGTTCGGCGCCGAGATCGAAAGCAATACAGTGGAGGTCTATGTGAGCCGACTGCGCAAGAAACTCGGGCGCGACTTCATCCACACCGCCCGGGGCGTCGGCTACAGGATCGAACGCTGA
- a CDS encoding ATP-binding protein has translation MGGRLSLTARLVLTLTVGATVLWILAAAVTVNILREEIDSAFDTGLQETAQRLLPLAMHGLREAAREGHGDDDGGEIPLLREGGSEYIVYQIRDASGALLLRSHDAPTTALTETVQPGFATSNNLRVYTEGTRDGTFLIQVAESLDHRQKSLLESATALFLPLALLIPLSALGIGLAVRRGLAPLHELSQEVSTRGAANLAPLEPHVLPVDLRPIAEATDQLIARLRSALEAERAFASNSAHELRTPIAAALAQTQRLIAELGTNPEAARARQVEDALKRVGELSEKLLQLARADAGMAASAVESDLMAAVRLLCRDSASRAGTPERVILEAPAGTQLLAPIDIDAFGIAFRNLLDNAIAHGSPEEPVKVSVGEKWVAVTNGGPAITPDVLEALKRRFVRGQTHSSGSGLGLAIAETIMAQVGGEVRLSSPAPGRQDGFEARLVFPRA, from the coding sequence ATGGGTGGCCGGCTCAGCCTCACCGCCCGCCTCGTGCTGACGCTCACGGTCGGCGCCACCGTGCTCTGGATCCTCGCCGCGGCGGTGACCGTCAATATCCTGCGCGAGGAGATAGACAGCGCCTTCGATACGGGCCTGCAGGAGACCGCCCAGCGCCTGCTGCCGCTGGCCATGCACGGCCTGCGCGAAGCGGCGCGCGAGGGGCATGGCGACGACGATGGCGGCGAAATCCCGCTGCTGCGCGAAGGGGGCAGCGAATATATCGTCTACCAGATTCGCGACGCCTCGGGCGCCCTGCTGCTGCGCTCGCACGATGCCCCCACCACCGCCCTTACCGAAACGGTGCAGCCGGGCTTCGCCACCTCCAACAACCTGCGCGTCTATACCGAAGGCACTCGCGACGGCACCTTCCTGATCCAGGTCGCCGAATCCCTCGACCATCGCCAGAAATCCCTGCTCGAAAGCGCCACCGCCCTTTTCCTGCCGCTGGCGCTCCTGATCCCGCTTTCGGCGCTCGGCATCGGCCTCGCCGTGCGACGCGGGCTCGCCCCGCTCCACGAACTGAGCCAGGAGGTGAGCACGCGTGGCGCCGCCAACCTCGCTCCGCTCGAGCCGCACGTGCTGCCGGTCGACCTGCGCCCCATCGCCGAGGCCACTGACCAGCTTATCGCCCGGCTGCGCTCCGCGCTCGAAGCCGAACGTGCCTTCGCCTCCAACAGCGCCCACGAATTGCGCACTCCCATCGCAGCCGCCCTGGCCCAGACTCAGCGGCTCATCGCCGAACTGGGCACCAACCCCGAGGCGGCGCGTGCCCGCCAGGTTGAGGACGCGCTCAAGCGCGTGGGCGAACTCTCCGAAAAGCTGCTGCAACTGGCACGCGCCGATGCCGGCATGGCCGCGAGCGCCGTCGAGAGCGATCTGATGGCGGCCGTCCGCCTGCTCTGCCGCGACAGCGCCAGCCGCGCCGGCACGCCCGAGCGCGTCATCCTCGAGGCACCCGCCGGAACGCAATTGCTCGCCCCCATCGATATCGACGCCTTCGGCATCGCCTTCCGCAACCTGCTCGACAACGCCATCGCTCATGGCAGCCCCGAGGAGCCGGTCAAGGTGAGCGTGGGCGAGAAATGGGTGGCGGTGACCAATGGCGGACCGGCCATAACGCCAGACGTGCTCGAGGCGCTCAAGCGCCGCTTCGTGCGCGGCCAGACCCACAGCAGCGGCTCGGGCCTGGGCCTGGCCATCGCCGAGACCATCATGGCGCAGGTGGGCGGGGAAGTGCGCCTCTCCTCGCCCGCCCCGGGGCGCCAGGACGGGTTCGAGGCGCGGCTGGTGTTTCCTAGGGCCTAG